The following are encoded in a window of Sinorhizobium sojae CCBAU 05684 genomic DNA:
- the purN gene encoding phosphoribosylglycinamide formyltransferase, translating to MSPSAARKRVVVFISGGGSNMLSLAKAAAEPDFPAEIIAVISDKVEAGGLAKAAALGIPTSSFVRKDFASKEAHEAAILAELDRLQPDVICLAGYMRLLSEAFIHRHEGRILNIHPSLLPLFPGLHTHQRAIDAGMKIAGCTVHFVTEGMDDGPIIAQAAVPVLAGDTPETLAARILTVEHKIYPLALRLVAEGKVEMKNGCAVSHALSEEMGALISPAV from the coding sequence ATGAGCCCATCCGCAGCCAGGAAAAGGGTTGTCGTCTTCATCTCCGGCGGGGGGTCGAACATGCTGTCGCTGGCAAAGGCCGCTGCCGAGCCAGATTTCCCTGCCGAGATCATCGCCGTCATCTCGGACAAGGTGGAGGCCGGCGGCCTCGCCAAGGCGGCGGCGCTCGGCATCCCGACCTCCTCCTTCGTCCGCAAGGATTTTGCCAGCAAGGAAGCACATGAGGCGGCGATCCTTGCCGAACTCGACCGGCTGCAGCCGGACGTCATCTGCCTTGCCGGCTACATGCGGCTGCTCTCCGAGGCCTTCATCCATCGCCACGAGGGCAGGATCCTCAACATCCATCCCTCGCTCCTGCCGCTCTTCCCGGGGCTCCACACGCACCAGCGCGCGATCGACGCGGGCATGAAGATTGCGGGCTGCACGGTCCATTTCGTGACCGAGGGCATGGATGACGGCCCGATCATCGCCCAGGCCGCCGTTCCGGTCCTCGCCGGCGACACGCCCGAGACCCTTGCCGCCCGCATCCTGACCGTCGAGCACAAGATCTATCCGCTGGCCTTGAGGCTGGTTGCGGAGGGCAAGGTCGAGATGAAGAATGGCTGCGCCGTCAGCCATGCCCTTAGCGAAGAAATGGGAGCGCTAATTTCTCCCGCCGTTTAG
- a CDS encoding molybdopterin-containing oxidoreductase family protein has product MPYRKAMTVATPIKPEKSVGHSVCPHDCPSACALEVDLTAEGRIGRLRGAADNSYTAGVICAKVARYSERIYHPARLMVPQRRIGDKGGGKWQEMSWEAALDEIADRFLKAEQRHGAEAVWPYFYAGTMGQVQRDSIERLRHAKRYSGFFGSICTNMAWTGFTMATGALRGPDPREMAKSDCVVIWGTNAVATQVNVMTHAVKARKERGARIVVIDIYDNPTMKQADMGLVLKPGTDAALACAVMHVAFRDGYADRDYMARFADDPAGLEEHLRTRGPEWASVITGLPVEEIEAFAKLVGTTQKTYFRLGYGFTRQRNGSVAIHAAASVATVLGSWKHEGGGAFHSNNDIFKIDKRELVGSALHDPDVRMLDQSQIGRVLTGDAEALRHRGPVTAMLIQNTNPVNVAPEQRLVKRGFLRDDLFVAVHEQFMTDTAQVADIVLPATMFLEHDDLYRGGGHQHILIGPKLVEPPPTVRTNLFVIEELATRLGVADLPGFGLTERQHIDRLLANYGIGHEEMKERKWLDCQPAFETAHFLNGFGHPDGKFRFRADWTGTPAPNRPPKSMGSQGPYTELPQFPDHVELIEVADERHPFRLATSPARSFLNSTFAETPSSIAKEGRPEVMIHAEDAAGLGIADGDVVCLGNERGEIRLHARIGGGARRGVLVAEGLWPNGAHLDGEGINVLTGADAVAPYGGAAFHDNRVWLRRA; this is encoded by the coding sequence ATGCCATATAGAAAAGCCATGACCGTAGCGACCCCTATCAAGCCAGAAAAATCCGTTGGCCATTCGGTATGTCCGCATGACTGTCCCTCGGCCTGCGCGCTGGAGGTCGACCTGACCGCGGAGGGGCGGATCGGGCGGCTGCGCGGTGCCGCCGACAATAGCTATACGGCCGGCGTCATCTGCGCCAAGGTGGCGCGCTACAGCGAGCGTATCTACCATCCCGCCCGACTGATGGTGCCGCAGCGCCGCATCGGCGACAAGGGCGGGGGCAAATGGCAGGAGATGTCCTGGGAAGCCGCCCTCGACGAGATCGCCGACCGCTTCCTGAAGGCCGAGCAGAGGCACGGTGCGGAAGCGGTCTGGCCCTATTTCTATGCGGGCACCATGGGGCAGGTTCAGCGCGACTCGATCGAACGGCTGCGTCACGCGAAGCGCTACTCCGGCTTCTTCGGCTCGATCTGCACGAACATGGCCTGGACCGGTTTCACCATGGCGACCGGTGCCTTGCGCGGTCCCGACCCGCGTGAAATGGCGAAGTCCGATTGCGTGGTGATCTGGGGCACCAACGCGGTGGCGACACAGGTCAATGTGATGACTCATGCCGTCAAGGCGCGCAAGGAGCGCGGCGCCCGGATCGTCGTCATCGACATCTACGACAACCCGACAATGAAGCAGGCCGATATGGGGCTGGTGCTCAAGCCCGGCACCGATGCCGCGCTCGCCTGCGCCGTCATGCACGTCGCCTTCCGTGACGGCTATGCCGATCGCGACTACATGGCCAGGTTCGCCGACGATCCGGCGGGTCTCGAGGAGCACCTCAGGACGCGCGGGCCCGAATGGGCATCGGTCATTACCGGGCTGCCGGTCGAGGAAATCGAGGCCTTTGCGAAGCTCGTCGGCACGACGCAGAAGACGTATTTCCGCCTCGGCTACGGTTTCACCCGCCAGCGCAACGGCTCCGTCGCCATCCATGCGGCCGCCTCGGTCGCCACCGTGCTCGGCTCGTGGAAACACGAAGGCGGCGGTGCCTTCCATTCGAACAACGACATCTTCAAGATCGACAAGCGCGAACTCGTCGGCTCCGCGCTGCACGATCCCGACGTGCGCATGCTCGACCAGTCGCAGATCGGCCGCGTGCTGACGGGCGACGCAGAGGCGTTGCGCCACCGCGGGCCCGTGACGGCGATGCTCATTCAGAACACCAATCCGGTGAACGTCGCGCCGGAGCAGCGGCTGGTGAAGCGAGGCTTCCTGCGTGACGACCTGTTTGTCGCCGTGCACGAGCAGTTCATGACCGATACGGCGCAAGTCGCCGACATCGTCCTGCCGGCCACGATGTTCCTGGAGCACGACGATCTCTATCGCGGCGGCGGTCACCAGCACATCCTGATCGGCCCGAAGCTCGTCGAGCCGCCGCCGACGGTGCGCACGAACCTCTTCGTCATCGAGGAACTGGCAACGCGTCTCGGCGTCGCCGATCTCCCCGGCTTCGGCCTGACGGAGCGGCAGCATATCGACCGGTTGCTCGCCAATTACGGCATCGGCCACGAGGAGATGAAAGAGAGGAAATGGCTCGATTGCCAGCCGGCCTTCGAGACCGCGCATTTCCTGAACGGCTTCGGGCATCCGGACGGCAAGTTCCGCTTCAGGGCTGACTGGACCGGCACACCCGCCCCGAACCGGCCGCCAAAATCGATGGGCTCCCAAGGGCCGTACACTGAGCTGCCGCAATTCCCGGATCACGTGGAACTGATCGAAGTCGCCGACGAGCGCCATCCTTTCCGGCTTGCGACCTCGCCGGCGCGCTCCTTCCTGAACTCGACCTTCGCCGAAACGCCGTCCTCGATCGCCAAGGAAGGGCGACCGGAGGTCATGATCCATGCGGAGGACGCGGCCGGACTCGGCATTGCCGACGGCGACGTCGTCTGTCTTGGCAACGAGCGCGGCGAAATCCGCCTGCACGCCAGGATCGGCGGCGGCGCCCGCCGTGGCGTCCTCGTCGCCGAGGGGCTCTGGCCGAACGGCGCCCATCTCGACGGCGAGGGAATCAACGTGCTGACCGGCGCCGACGCGGTCGCGCCCTATGGCGGCGCGGCCTTCCACGACAATCGAGTCTGGTTGCGCCGAGCCTGA
- the purM gene encoding phosphoribosylformylglycinamidine cyclo-ligase, with protein sequence MSQSGKNGLTYSDAGVDIDAGNLMVEKIKPHVRSTRRPGADGEIGGFGGLFDLKAAGFSDPVLVAANDGVGTKLKIAIDADKHDTVGIDLVAMCVNDLVVQGAEPLFFLDYFATGKLDPDQGAAIVAGIAAGCREAGCALIGGETAEMPGMYSGGDYDLAGFAVGAAERGQLLPAGDIAEGDVILGLASSGVHSNGYSLVRKIVTLSGLGWDAPAPFGEGTLADLLMTPTRIYVKPLLKAIRETGAIKALAHITGGGFPENIPRVLPKHLAAEIDLGAIKPPAVFSWLARTGGVAANEMLRTFNCGVGMIAVVPSAEADRVAAVLAGEGETVFTLGRMVAREEDAAGTIYKGSLAL encoded by the coding sequence ATGAGCCAGTCGGGCAAGAACGGCCTCACCTATAGCGACGCGGGTGTGGATATCGATGCCGGCAACCTGATGGTCGAGAAGATCAAGCCGCATGTGCGCTCGACCCGACGTCCGGGCGCCGATGGCGAGATCGGCGGTTTCGGCGGGCTTTTCGACCTAAAGGCCGCGGGTTTCAGCGATCCGGTCCTGGTGGCGGCCAATGATGGGGTCGGCACCAAGCTCAAGATCGCCATCGACGCCGACAAGCACGATACGGTCGGCATCGACCTCGTGGCCATGTGCGTCAACGACCTCGTCGTGCAGGGTGCGGAACCCCTGTTCTTCCTCGACTATTTCGCCACCGGAAAGCTCGATCCGGACCAGGGCGCGGCGATCGTCGCCGGCATTGCCGCCGGCTGCCGCGAAGCGGGCTGCGCGCTGATCGGCGGGGAAACGGCCGAGATGCCGGGCATGTATTCCGGCGGCGACTACGACCTTGCCGGCTTCGCCGTGGGGGCTGCCGAACGCGGGCAGCTGCTTCCGGCCGGTGATATCGCCGAAGGCGACGTGATCCTCGGGCTCGCCTCCTCCGGCGTGCATTCGAACGGCTATTCGCTGGTGCGCAAGATCGTCACACTGTCCGGCCTCGGCTGGGACGCGCCGGCGCCCTTTGGCGAGGGTACGCTCGCCGACCTCCTGATGACGCCCACCCGCATCTATGTGAAGCCGCTCTTGAAGGCAATCCGCGAGACCGGAGCGATCAAGGCGCTCGCCCACATCACCGGCGGCGGTTTTCCGGAAAACATCCCGCGCGTGCTGCCGAAGCATCTTGCCGCGGAGATCGACCTCGGCGCCATCAAGCCGCCGGCCGTCTTCTCCTGGCTCGCCAGGACCGGCGGCGTCGCCGCCAACGAGATGCTGCGCACCTTCAATTGCGGCGTCGGCATGATCGCCGTGGTGCCGTCCGCGGAGGCAGACCGCGTCGCGGCAGTGCTCGCCGGCGAGGGCGAAACGGTCTTCACGCTCGGCCGCATGGTCGCGCGCGAGGAAGACGCCGCCGGCACGATCTACAAGGGCAGCCTCGCCCTATGA
- a CDS encoding NUDIX domain-containing protein — MKEHSDSRVRIIDRRPLWNGFISLEQVTLEQQMSNGTTARLVREVHDHGRAATILLFDPVRQVVVLVRQLRIPVFMQGEPAYLIETPAGLLDGEAPEVAICREAMEETGYHIESAMHLFDAYMSPGSITERTSFFLGHIDTSKKVAAGGGLAHEGEDIEVLEIPFEEAIRMVGTGEICDAKTIMLVQWAMLNRAFLSE; from the coding sequence ATGAAGGAACATTCCGACTCACGCGTCCGGATCATCGACCGGCGGCCGCTCTGGAACGGCTTCATCAGCCTCGAGCAGGTCACGCTTGAGCAGCAGATGTCCAATGGGACCACCGCGCGTCTCGTGCGCGAGGTGCACGACCACGGCCGCGCGGCGACAATCCTGCTTTTCGACCCGGTGCGGCAGGTGGTCGTGCTCGTGCGCCAGCTCCGGATTCCGGTGTTCATGCAGGGTGAGCCGGCCTACCTGATCGAGACGCCGGCGGGTCTTCTCGATGGCGAGGCGCCGGAGGTGGCGATCTGCCGCGAGGCTATGGAGGAAACCGGTTACCACATCGAAAGCGCCATGCACCTCTTCGACGCCTATATGAGTCCCGGCTCGATAACCGAGCGGACGAGTTTCTTCCTCGGCCATATCGACACCTCCAAGAAGGTGGCAGCGGGCGGCGGGCTTGCCCATGAGGGCGAGGACATCGAGGTTTTGGAAATCCCCTTCGAAGAGGCGATCCGGATGGTCGGCACCGGCGAGATCTGCGACGCCAAGACCATCATGCTGGTGCAATGGGCGATGCTGAACCGCGCTTTCCTGTCGGAATGA
- a CDS encoding 23S rRNA (adenine(2030)-N(6))-methyltransferase RlmJ, producing MNYRHIYHAGNFADVLKHAVLARLVTYLKQKDKAFRVLDTHAGIGLYDLSSEEAQKTGEWREGIGRLIDADLPLPVAAILEPYLSVVRDLNPEGGLTHYPGSPKLVRMLFRPQDRLSAMELHPEDYETLHRLFEGDFQSRVTQLDGWLALGAHLPPKEKRGLVLVDPPFEIEGEYERLVDGLAKAYRRFAGGIYCLWYPLKKGAPVKDLHAALKALDIPKMLVAELSVRSDRDTTGLAGSGLVIVNPPYTLKGELDILLPYLKEKLRQDRFASARCFWLRGEAPLNRGA from the coding sequence ATGAACTATCGGCACATCTACCATGCTGGCAATTTCGCCGATGTCCTGAAGCACGCAGTGCTGGCGCGGCTCGTCACCTATCTGAAGCAGAAGGACAAAGCCTTCCGGGTGCTCGACACCCATGCCGGCATCGGGCTCTACGATCTTTCGAGCGAGGAAGCGCAAAAGACGGGCGAATGGCGCGAGGGCATCGGACGGCTGATCGATGCCGACCTGCCTTTACCGGTCGCGGCCATTCTGGAGCCCTATCTCTCGGTTGTGCGCGACCTCAATCCGGAGGGCGGGCTCACACATTATCCGGGCTCGCCGAAGCTCGTGCGCATGCTCTTTCGCCCGCAAGATCGACTTTCGGCAATGGAACTTCATCCAGAGGACTACGAGACGCTGCACCGTCTGTTCGAGGGCGACTTCCAAAGCCGGGTGACGCAGCTTGACGGCTGGCTGGCGCTCGGCGCCCATCTGCCGCCGAAGGAGAAGCGCGGTCTCGTCCTCGTCGATCCGCCCTTCGAGATCGAAGGCGAGTACGAGCGGCTGGTCGACGGCCTCGCCAAGGCATATCGCCGCTTCGCAGGAGGCATCTATTGCCTCTGGTATCCGCTGAAGAAGGGGGCACCGGTCAAGGATCTTCACGCGGCACTGAAGGCGCTGGATATCCCGAAAATGCTTGTCGCCGAGCTTTCCGTCCGAAGCGACCGTGACACGACGGGGCTTGCCGGATCAGGCCTAGTCATCGTCAACCCGCCCTACACGCTCAAGGGCGAACTCGACATTCTGCTGCCTTACCTGAAGGAGAAGCTGCGGCAGGATCGGTTCGCTTCGGCACGCTGCTTCTGGCTGCGTGGGGAAGCGCCTCTCAACCGAGGGGCTTGA